A window of Bradyrhizobium sp. AZCC 1610 contains these coding sequences:
- a CDS encoding GlsB/YeaQ/YmgE family stress response membrane protein → MGIIAALIIGGIAGWLAGLIVRGAGFGLIGNIVIGIIGALLASWLLPQLGVSLGGTWVRDIINATIGAVIILVILSLIKR, encoded by the coding sequence ATGGGCATCATTGCGGCGCTGATCATTGGCGGTATCGCGGGCTGGCTTGCCGGGCTGATCGTCCGCGGCGCAGGGTTCGGGCTGATCGGCAATATCGTGATCGGCATCATCGGCGCGCTGCTGGCGAGCTGGCTGTTGCCGCAACTGGGCGTCAGCCTCGGCGGCACCTGGGTCCGCGATATCATCAACGCCACCATCGGCGCCGTGATCATCCTGGTGATCCTGTCGCTGATCAAACGCTGA